The Amycolatopsis umgeniensis DNA segment GTCGGCCGCCTCAGCGTCTGGTGGTGAACCCGCGTCCGCGATCGACGTCGGCAGGACGCTGCCTGGTCAACCACCTCGCGACGGCGGGCAGGGCGTCCTGCCACCGCGATAGCGGGGCCTTCGGCCGAGGCGGGTTCACGCGTGTGGTCGCCTTTTCCGGTCCATCTCAGCTCCGCCAACAGAACTTCAGGTGAGCTTGGTGGTCTTGCTCGCCAGCGCGCCCGCGACGACGCCCCAGCCGACGAGGACCGCGAACGGGCCCCAGCCGAACGAACCGTCCAGCAGCACCGAACGCAGGCCTTCGGCGAGCGCGCCCGAGGGCAGCAGCTCGACGATCGTCGCGACGCCCGAGGGCATCGTCGACGGCGCGAGCAGGATGCCGCCGGCGAGCAGCAGCACGAACCAGACGATGTTCGCCAGCGCCAGTACGGCCTCCGCGCGCAGCGCCCCGCCGAGCAGCAGGCCCAGCGCGCCGAACGCGAGCGTGCCGACGATCAGGAACGGGATCGCGCCGAGGATTCCGCCGAGCGACGGCGACCAGCCCAGCAGCGCGGCCACCGCACCGAGGATCACCGCCTGCAGCGCGACCACGACCAGCGCGGCCGCGACCCGGCCCGCGACGAGCAGCCAGCGGGGCAGCGCGGTGGCGGAAAGTCGTTTGAGGACGCCGTATCGGCGGTCGAAGCCCAGTGCGATGGCCTGTCCGGTGAACGCGGACGACATCACCGCCAGTGCCAGGATCCTCGGCGTGATCCAGTCCACTTTGGACGATTCGCCGAGCTGTGACGACGGCAGGATGTCCAGCAGCGACAAGCCGATCAGCAGCGCGAGCGGGATGAGCAGGGTCAGCAGGATCTGCTCGCCGTGGCGCAGGGTCAGGCTCGCCTCGACCTTCGCGTGCGTGCGCAGCATCCTGCCGAGCGAGCCGCGGCCGGGGGCCGGGGTGAACGTGCCCGGGGCGAACCGCGGTGCCGGTGTCGTGGTCATGCGCGCAGTTCCCGTCCGGTCAGCTCCAGGAAGACCTCTTCCAGCGTGCGCCTGCCGACCTGCAGTTCCTCCGGCATGACACCCTGCTGCGCGCACCACGCCGTCACCGTCGACACCACTTGCGGGTCGATAGCGCCTTCGACGAGGTACGTCCCCGGCGCAGATTCGTGGACGAGGTGGCCTTCGGGCAGCGCGGCGGTCAGCAGGCCGGTGTCGAGCCGCGTGCGGGCCTTGAACCGCAGCTGCGCGGCTTCGCCGGCCTCGACGGTCAGCGACTGCGGAGAACCTTCGACGACGACCTTGCCGTGGTCCACGATCACCACGGTGTCGGCCAGCGTTTCGGCCTCCTCCATCAGATGCGTGGTGAGCAGCACGCTGACCCCGTCGGCGCGCAGCGCCTCCAGCAGATCCCAGACCAGGCGGCGGGCCTGCGGGTCCATGCCCGCGGTGGGCTCGTCGAGGAAGAGCAGTTCAGGACGTCCGACGAGCGCGCAGGCGAGGGAAAGTCGCTGCTGCTGCCCGCCGGAAAGCCGTTTGAACGGCGTCTTGCGCGCTCCCGAAAGGCCGAGGACGTCCAGCAGCCAGGCCGGATCGAGCGGGTTCGCGGCACAAGCGGCGACCAGCCCGAGCATCTCGTCGGCGCGGACACCGGGATACGCGCCGCCGCCCTGGGGCATCACGCCGATCCGCGGCCGCAGTGCCGAGCCGTCCCGTGACGGGTCCAGGCCCAGCACCCGGACTTCGCCGCTGTCAGCGCGCAGGAAGCCTTCGCAGATCTCGACGGTGGTTGTCTTGCCGGCCCCGTTCGGGCCGAGCAGCGCGAGCAGCGTGCCACGTTCCATCCGCAGGTCGAGTCCATCGACCGCGGTGGTGGATCCGTAGCGTTTCACCAGCCCGGTGATCTCGACGGCGGGGGCGTTCACGACAGGTCACGATACGGCGTCACGCGGGGACCGAATGCTCCGGGGACGGTCTGGACAGCAGCAGCGGCGAGATGCGGTGGACGATGAACAGCCCCAACAGTGTGAGGACGCCCGCGGCGGCCCACGCGAACGGCAGGACGTAGCCGCGGCCGTCGAAGGTGCTGCCCGTCGTGGGGAGCAGGAACGGCAGGACGGCGGTGACGATCGTCGCGGCGATACGGAACCGCGAGGTGCCCGCCGCCGCGGCGAGCGGGATGATCGCCCACAACAGGTACCAGGGCTGCAAAGCCACGTGCAGCACCATCACCGCGCCCAGCGAGACGCCGAGGCCGATGATCGGCCGGTAGCGCCAGTTGAAGCTGTCCCACAGGAACTTGACCGTGACGGCGCCCGCGACGAGATAGCCGAGCGTGCCGAGGATCGGCACCATCGCGTTGGTGTGGTTGCCGAGGCCGAGCGCGATGCCGAGGACACCGCCGAGCGCCGCGAGTTCCGACGTCGGCGAGATCCACGAGCGGACCAGTCCCGGGGTGCCGAGCGCGCCGACCCAGCCGAAGCCGAGGCCGGTGCCGTAACAGACCGCCACCAGCACCACGCCGAACAGCAGCGCCATCGGCACCGCCGCGGTGACCAGGTCCTTGATCCGGCCGTGCCAGCGTCTGGCCACCATCACCGTGAAGAACGGCAGCGCCAGGATCGCGTTCAGTTTCACCGCGACGCCGAGGGTGATGAGC contains these protein-coding regions:
- a CDS encoding ATP-binding cassette domain-containing protein, encoding MNAPAVEITGLVKRYGSTTAVDGLDLRMERGTLLALLGPNGAGKTTTVEICEGFLRADSGEVRVLGLDPSRDGSALRPRIGVMPQGGGAYPGVRADEMLGLVAACAANPLDPAWLLDVLGLSGARKTPFKRLSGGQQQRLSLACALVGRPELLFLDEPTAGMDPQARRLVWDLLEALRADGVSVLLTTHLMEEAETLADTVVIVDHGKVVVEGSPQSLTVEAGEAAQLRFKARTRLDTGLLTAALPEGHLVHESAPGTYLVEGAIDPQVVSTVTAWCAQQGVMPEELQVGRRTLEEVFLELTGRELRA
- a CDS encoding ABC transporter permease, which translates into the protein MTTTPAPRFAPGTFTPAPGRGSLGRMLRTHAKVEASLTLRHGEQILLTLLIPLALLIGLSLLDILPSSQLGESSKVDWITPRILALAVMSSAFTGQAIALGFDRRYGVLKRLSATALPRWLLVAGRVAAALVVVALQAVILGAVAALLGWSPSLGGILGAIPFLIVGTLAFGALGLLLGGALRAEAVLALANIVWFVLLLAGGILLAPSTMPSGVATIVELLPSGALAEGLRSVLLDGSFGWGPFAVLVGWGVVAGALASKTTKLT